The Gilliamella apicola genome window below encodes:
- the araA gene encoding L-arabinose isomerase, with the protein MFVYEEAEIWFVAGSQHLYGPEALEQIKKNIQQVTDYFNKEAKLPVKIILKPLATKPDDIYSLCQEVNYSSKCVGLITWLHTFSPAKMWINGLNHLQKPLLQLHTQFNEVVPWDSMDMDFMNLNQTAHGGREFGFIGSRMRLPHSLVTGYWKDKDVHDQIARWMRVCVAIDAEKTMKIVRFGDNMREVAVTEGNKVSAQIKFGYSVNTHAVGDLVSVINSINDSQINQLIEEYETLYQLTPIAQINGEKRQNLIDAARIELGIEQFLKQGNYSGFTTTFEDLYGMKQLPGLAVQRLMAKGYGFAGEGDWKTAALLSTMKLMAKGLTGGTAFMEDYTYDFTKGNELVVGSHMLEVCPSIIDDGVKPLLDIQHLGIGNKADPARLIFPSKPGLAINASLIDIGNRFRLVANELETIKQPYTLPKLPVACAVWRPKPSLNVSAEAWILAGAAHHSVYTQALSMDYFRLYAQLHNIELLVIDGDTRINDFRNELRWNEIAYCNPYA; encoded by the coding sequence ATGTTTGTTTATGAAGAAGCTGAAATTTGGTTTGTTGCTGGTAGTCAACACCTTTATGGACCAGAAGCACTTGAACAAATAAAAAAGAATATCCAACAGGTAACGGATTATTTTAATAAAGAAGCAAAATTACCGGTAAAGATTATACTTAAACCACTTGCGACAAAACCTGACGATATATACAGCCTTTGTCAGGAAGTTAACTATTCTTCAAAGTGTGTTGGATTAATAACGTGGTTACATACGTTTTCACCAGCTAAAATGTGGATTAATGGATTAAATCATTTACAAAAGCCTCTTTTACAACTTCATACTCAATTTAATGAAGTCGTTCCTTGGGATTCAATGGATATGGATTTTATGAATCTCAATCAAACTGCACACGGTGGGCGCGAATTTGGTTTTATTGGTTCTCGTATGCGCCTACCTCATTCCCTGGTAACGGGTTATTGGAAAGATAAAGATGTGCATGATCAAATTGCACGATGGATGCGAGTTTGTGTTGCAATTGATGCCGAAAAAACCATGAAAATTGTTAGATTTGGCGACAATATGCGGGAAGTTGCGGTAACAGAAGGTAATAAAGTTTCTGCACAAATTAAATTTGGTTATTCGGTCAATACCCATGCCGTTGGTGATTTAGTGTCAGTAATTAATTCAATTAATGATAGCCAAATCAATCAGTTAATTGAGGAATACGAAACACTTTACCAACTCACCCCTATTGCACAAATTAATGGTGAAAAAAGACAAAATCTAATTGATGCAGCAAGAATTGAATTGGGAATTGAGCAATTCTTAAAACAAGGTAACTATTCCGGATTCACTACAACGTTTGAAGACTTATATGGTATGAAGCAATTACCAGGTCTTGCCGTACAAAGATTAATGGCTAAAGGTTATGGCTTTGCTGGTGAAGGAGATTGGAAAACCGCAGCCTTACTTAGTACTATGAAATTAATGGCAAAAGGCCTTACAGGTGGTACTGCATTTATGGAAGATTATACCTATGATTTTACTAAAGGTAATGAATTGGTTGTCGGTTCACATATGTTAGAAGTTTGTCCATCGATTATAGATGATGGAGTAAAACCTTTGTTAGATATCCAACATTTAGGTATTGGCAATAAAGCTGATCCTGCACGGCTTATTTTTCCATCAAAACCAGGTTTAGCAATAAATGCAAGTTTGATCGATATCGGTAATCGTTTCAGATTAGTCGCAAATGAGCTCGAAACAATTAAACAGCCTTATACACTACCCAAATTACCTGTAGCTTGTGCAGTTTGGAGACCAAAACCATCACTTAATGTATCTGCTGAAGCATGGATTTTAGCAGGTGCTGCACATCATTCAGTTTATACCCAGGCACTTTCAATGGACTATTTTAGACTTTATGCACAACTGCATAATATTGAACTTCTCGTTATTGATGGTGACACAAGAATCAATGATTTTAGAAATGAATTACGTTGGAATGAGATTGCGTATTGTAATCCTTATGCTTGA